The genomic stretch TGGCATCGGGATTCCAGTCCTTAGGACTTCTAATAAGGTCATCCCCGATTATAAGCAGCTGCTCAGCCTGCTTTCGCTTAGGGGAGTCTTGGGGAAGCTTACTCACAAGGTCCTCAAGGAACAGGAAGTACTCCACATCCTGGATTCCCTCCCGGACAATTTCAAAACGAATGGAATTAATCGGGCCATCGGGTCCAGGATAAACAAGCAGCCCATCACCCCAAGTGTCCGGCATTCCTTGGAAACTTTGATCAGTCCAGGGATCTCTTCCATACCACCAGGCGTGTTCCCAGTAGAGAAAGCCCTCGGCACCATATTTATATGCCAACCACAAAGGAATGCGGTTCGTCATTCCCGGCTGATGTAGGAAGAAGTTGGCATGGGGTCTACCTGGGCCGCTACACACGTAGGTCCACAACGTTCCTCCCTGTTCAAGGTGGGTTTCCAATTCTGGCAGGTCTAAGGAGGG from Limnochordia bacterium encodes the following:
- a CDS encoding DUF4091 domain-containing protein, giving the protein MIDEPIKEMYPSVTTFTKWVHEFAPGLPNMITKQPDPMMQGVDIWCPLTPSLDLPELETHLEQGGTLWTYVCSGPGRPHANFFLHQPGMTNRIPLWLAYKYGAEGFLYWEHAWWYGRDPWTDQSFQGMPDTWGDGLLVYPGPDGPINSIRFEIVREGIQDVEYFLFLEDLVSKLPQDSPKRKQAEQLLIIGDDLIRSPKDWNPDAKAFLNRKAEVARQIELLLQD